The region CTTTTATCCAGGTTGGAACGTGCTCTCTGTGGAGATGTATTTGGTCTATTCTTTCCCAGGACATGTATTTAATCCTTTAATTCACCTACGTTCACTTTGAGCATTTGCTGTGTTCTCAGTATAAGTCACCACGAGGCAATCCGCAAGAAGAAGAGCAGTTGATAGTCTCTGTTTTCATAGAGCTAACGTTCTTTGAACGTTGGGGATTCAAATATTCTCAGATAATGTATGAAAATAGAAGGAATAATTACAAAGTACAAACACGTTTGGGGAGGGAGAATGGAGCAAATGCGTCAGCAACGGGGAGATGAATTCACTAATGAGGCTCTGATGAGAGATTGCGTCATGTGCGAAACTTCGAGAATCGTACTCTACTGTGATCATCTTCTTTTCCTATACTGTTCCAGCCTCTGAACCTGTATGTGGCACTGTCCATAGCTCTCTTGGTTCTGACCTCTAGTGCACATAACCTTGACATGGGATCCTGGCTCTATTTTCCAGATCTTCTCTGCTAGCTTTGGAGACTAGATTAATCCTTCCTTGGTTCTTGATCTTGGCTATTAGCTGACTTAACTTTATCTCAGGGCTGTATCCCTATATCTTCAGCTCCAGTTTAGAAACTTGGCATTGACTATAAATTACTTATACTGCTTGGCAGTTTGGCTGGGTTACCCTGACTCTGGAATGCCCGTCCTCCATTGTGAAGTCTTGCTGTGGAGGTTCAGTAGAAAAAGTATGAACTTTGTTACTCgatgaaaaaatataaactgtTGATACTGTTGCTAGGTCAGTGTGAAATAATAAGTGAGTTAAATGAGTGGAGATAGAAAATGTTTCTACTTGTTTCAGAGgcaaaaagcagaattgaaagaGGCCTTAGAAAACATCGAATCTGGTAGTTCTTAAACCTCGCTGTGTATTAAAAACACCCAATTAAAGAACTACTGATGGCTGAGCCCCGCCCTAGAACAGTTAAGTTGGAAACTGTAGTGGTGGGATACATGTaacaatatttcttaaaaacttcAGGTGAATCTAATGTGCAGCTAATGATGCggatgtggtatctagttccatTCCATCATTTAACAATTAGGGGAAACGTGACCaaggaaatttaaaagattttccaGAACCCATATTGCTTTTGTCAGAAGTGATTGAAATAGGAGAAGTGTCCTGTTGTCTGACTATTGGCACTTTATTTCATTAAGCtgcttttttataaatttttcttaagGCAGTATTATAGTACCTTCAGTCTTGGTGAAGAAGATGACACTTTCTCTAGGACTAACTTGGTCTTAGTGGCCCTCACTTGCCTGGCCTGAGGGACCCCTGTCCTCATTTTGCCCTATTGCCTTGCAGCTGTCACCATTTGCACAAAACCCTGACCTTTCGACAAATATCACAGTCTGTATTTTGTGACATTTAAGACCTGCTCTAGTCTGCCTGGAAGGCATGAGTGGTGTAGTTGTATTCCATTCTGTGAGGGTCATGCTCTCATCCAAATGATAATGAGATAATTAATCATATCAAACAATTGAAAATTTATGTAGGTTTCACAGTGCCAGGAAATTTGCAGACCTTGTTTTATTTTGCACTGTCATCATTGGAAAGTTTCCGAGAGTTCTTTCATTGTGCACTTTCAGATATTTTAAGCCTGGGAAGGACATAATGAACTCAGCTAGATTCTCTGTGCCTATAGTCATCTTGGGTCTCAGGAAGCTACTTACAGGCTGGATGATAGGTAACTAAAAGGCTTATTATTAGGAGCGGTTCATCACTTGGTGATCAGTAAAACTTAAAGATTTAGGAATACTCTAAGAACAGTTTGGAAAACCTTTACAGTGTATCATTCCCCTCCTGGTAACACAATCACTGTCCGATACTCAGGTATTGGGGTAAAACCAGATGCCTGAGAAGACCTTGCTCTGTTGAAGGTAAAGCATGCAGCCTTCTGCATGGTGAGTGAAGTTTGGGAAAGGCATTCCCAAATAGCAGGACCGTTTGTGCCAAAGTCCTACCTTAGAAGTGAGTATGGTACATTAAAGAAGCTGAGTGGAGGACAGTGTGGCTCGGGGCTACTGTACTAgtcaagagaaaaaggaaacttgGACTAAAGTGGTATCAACAGAGATAAAGGCAGTAATATTGGGACATGTTTAGCAGATAAAGTTAAAAGGGCTTGGTAATGGATTGGGAGATTTCAAGGATAATCCCTTTGCTCCACTTTATGAAAGTGAATCGAATGGATGGTGGTGCCATTTAATGACATCTGAGAGTTGGCCAGGTTTCCCTAGCAAGATAATAACCTAAGATTTGGACTCAGTGTGATACCTTTGAGCCTTCTGAAATATGCTATTGTGTAAGCATTGAAAGGATAGAGGGGAAAGCTGTATTGAAGATAAACTTGAGAGTCATTTGGATACAGATAGAAATTAAAATCATAGGGGGGAGAAAGAATAGAGTGGTTACATTGGCCCACTGCCTATTTTTGtgaataaagctttattggaacacagccatgctcatttgtTTACTGTCTATTGCTGCTTAAACTATAATGGCAGATTGGTAGAGTTATAACAAAAACTGTATGGCTCACAAAGCTGAAAATGTTTACTATTTGGTCCTTCACAGAAAAAGCTCACTACCCTAAGACTTAGTGTGAAAAAAATACAAGGGTCTAAGaatgacagggcttcccaggtagcgctagtggtaaagaacttgccagccaatgcaggagacataagagatgcggattcgacccctgggctaggaagatcccttggaggtaggacgtggcaactcactccagtattcgtgcctggagaatcccatggacagaggagcctggcaggctacagtctgtagggctgcaaagaatcagacacaactgaagcaacttagcatgcatataagAATGTCAACAATAAAGATTGAAAGTGGATCAGAACTTTCAAAAGAAACTGAGACGATCCCCAGAGGTTAGGAGAAAACCAGTGAGAATGGAAATAATCATTCAAGAAAGAAGAGGAGTGATCTTCATTGGCAAATGCTATTGAGGGCTTAAAGATGAGGGCTAAAGTTCATCAGTTAGATTTTGGTGAATGCGTGCTATTGGTGACTCTGTTAAGAGGTGTTTCAGAGGCCTGGCAGAAGCAGAAGCTAAACTGGATTGGGCTGAAGAGTGTGCAGATAGAGACACTGCATTTAGACCACTCGAGAAATTTTGTTCtccaaagagagaggaagagaaatagcTAGGAGggtattttaatttacttatttatggctgcgctgaatcttcactgctgcacaggctttttctctacttgcggtgtgcgggcttctctttgcagtggcttctctggttgcagagcacatgGCCtcgggcacgcaggcttcagtacttgtggcgcgtgagctcagtagttgtggctcccgagctctagagcacaggctcaataattgtggtgcaCCGGCTTAGATGCTCCTCGGCAGGTGGGAtttccccagatcagggatcaaacctgagcctccCGCGTTGgcggtgaattctttaccactgagcccccagggaagccactaGATGGGTATTTGAAACCAAGGAGATTTTCTTGTTTAAGATGAGAGGAGAGATTTCAGTGTGTTTAAATGGTAAAAGGAGGCAGTCATTTAAGGGAAAAATGGTGAGTATTCAGTCCTGGAGGAAGGATAAAACAAAAAAGTTGCTGAGGAAGGCAGAGGGGATGGGATCCAAAAGCAGATTGGTAGGTCAGCTTCAGGCAGAAGGAGGGATAGCATCTTTTGTATGAatcaggaaaagaagagaatggatTGATGGGTTTGGTACCTAGTGGGGATTTGAGAGTTTCCATTGGATGATTTCAAGTTTCCCAATGAAGTGGAAAGGAAGTGAAGTCAATTGATAGGAATGAGGAGGGACAATTTGTGTGTGAGGGTTGGTGGGTGGAGGTTTCAGGTTTCAAGACAGGGAAGAAGCTGAAGGAATTATTTTCAAAGGAGAGCAGATCTTAATCAGAGTTATAATAGGATGGTAGAGCAGTACAGAAAATCCATCTGAGAATGATGACCACACATTTCTGTTAATTCTGATGTGCTCAAGGATGTGACTTTGCCCAGCCATGTGACCGTTCAAGGGAAGGTCGGGTGTAAGCAGTCACTTGTTTGCCAACTAGGAAAACCGACCAGAGGGAAGTGCAAGAGGCTTTAGGGAGCTGGCATCTGTGCTGAAAAATGGGCCTGGGAACAAAAGGTGGATGAGGAAAGATCTGAGTGAAGCCAGGGCTGCTGGGCTGGACAGTCTAATAAAACTAAAGAAACGCTGTTACAGCAATAATTGAACAAGCTGGAAGGAGAGAACCTGATGGTTAGAGCACAGGTTTCCTGAAGAAGTGATTTTGGAAACGGTGCAGGTTGGGGTAATGACAATATTCAGGGGTGTAGTGGGTATAAGGAGGAGAACCTACCATTCAAGTATTGTTCTGCTCATGTGAAAAGACAGAAGACCTCATACTTAGCATTAGAACATAGGATAAAAGAAGACGTGATATTAACAGATTGtgattgcttataatattacAGAAAGCATGCAATTACTTCCATCTGAATAAAAATGTGGACTTTAAGTCTAAAATGCTTCAGAGACGTATAGGGATTCAATAGTGTTAATACATTGGGTTATAGATAACACAAAAGAGATGATAAATGACAAGCGTTTTTGTTTTCACTActaatattttttattcacaCTCTTCTTAGGTGAAAGAAAATTGCTGCCTTAAGCTGACTCTGTGGAACATCTTTCTGGTTTGTTTCTTAGCCTGTCTGATAACCACAACAATTGGAGTGCTCATAATAACCCTGGTGAATAATAACAATTATCAACATTATTGTTATTCATTGTTAATTATGAGtgttaattattaaaatgataattataattttctaatattattaattatcatAACAACTCTTCTATTGGTATCCAGCTACCCACAGGACACCCGACACATGCACCCCCCTGTACTACTGGGCAGTCTACAGTGAACACCACTTCAACGGAACCGGAAACCACCACTTCACCGGAACCTACAACCTCCAGTACTTGGCAGCTTACAGTGAACACCAGTTCAACGGAACCGGAAACCACCACTTCACCGGAACCTACACCCTCCACTACTTGGCAGCCTACAGTGAGCACCACTTCAACGGAACCGGGAACCAGCACTTCACCAGAACCTACAACCTCCACTACTTGGCAGTCTACAGTGAGCACCACTTCAACGGAACCGGGAAGTAGCACTTCACCCGAACCTACACCCTCCACTACTTGGCAGCCTACAGTGAGCACCACTTCAACGGAACCGGGAACCAGCACTTCACCCGAACCTACACCCTCCACTACTTGGCAGCCTACAGTGAGCACCACTTCAACGGAACCGGGAACCAGCACTTCACCCGAACCTACACCCTCCACTACTTGGCAGTCTACAGTGAGCACCACTTCAACGGAACCGGGAAGCAGCACTTCACCCGAACCTACAACCTCCAGTACTTGGCAGTCTACAGTGAGCACCAGTTCAACGGAACCGGGAAGCAGCACTTCACCCGAACCTACAACCTCCACTACTTGGCAGTCTACAGTGAGCACCACTTCAACGGAACCGGGAACCAGCACTTCACCCGAACCTACAACCTTCCTACAGTGAGCACCACTTCAACGGAACCGGGAACCAGCACTTCACCCGAACCTACAACCTCCAGTACTTGGCAGTCTACAGTGAGCACCAGTTCAACGGAACCGGAAACCACCACTTCACCGGAACCTACAACCTCCACTACTTGGCAGCCTACAGTGAACACCAGTTCAACGGAACCGGAAACCACCACTTCACCGGAACCTACAACCTCCAGTACTTGGCAGCCTACACTGAACACCAGTTCAACGGAACCGGGAACCAGCACTTCACCCGAACCTACAACCTCCACTACTTGGCAGTCTACAGTGAGCACCAGTTCAACGGAACCGGAAACCACCACTTCACCCGAACCTACAACCTCCAGTACTTGGCAGTCTACAGTGAGCACCAGTTCAACGGAACCAGAAACCACCACTTCACCCGAACCTACAACCTCCAGTACTTGGCAGTCTACAGTGAGCACCAGTTCAACGGAA is a window of Cervus canadensis isolate Bull #8, Minnesota chromosome 23, ASM1932006v1, whole genome shotgun sequence DNA encoding:
- the LOC122425844 gene encoding cell wall protein DAN4-like, whose amino-acid sequence is MHGKQGKYTLNIEHSGNSASATCSNNQEAHSATYWHEQSSDVPSILTRVKENCCLKLTLWNIFLVCFLACLITTTIGVLIITLLPTGHPTHAPPCTTGQSTVNTTSTEPGTSTSPEPTTSSTWQSTVSTSSTEPETTTSPEPTTSTTWQPTVNTSSTEPETTTSPEPTTSSTWQPTLNTSSTEPGTSTSPEPTTSTTWQSTVSTSSTEPETTTSPEPTTSSTWQSTVSTSSTEPETTTSPEPTTSSTWQSTVSTSSTEPETTT